ATTGGGTCCAGGACCCCTGTGGACACCAATATCCATTTTATAAGGGACACTCAAGTCCCCTATAAAACggcatagtatttgtatataacctacacacatccttccatatactttatatcatctctagattacttgtgaTTCCTAATACAATGcattatgtaaataattatactgtatgttttttatttgtattatttgtatagtttttccCCCCTGAATATCTGTGGTGGATGCAGAAGCTgtaattcccttttttttttttttttttttgagacagagtctcgctttgttgcccaggctagagtgagtgccgtggtgtcagcctagctcacagcaacctcaaactcctgggctctagcgatccttctgcctcagcctcccaagtagctgggattacaggcatgcgccaccatgcccggctaattttttatatatatatcagttggccaattaatttctttgtatttatagtagagacggggtctcgctcttgctcaggctggttttgaactcctgaccttgagcaatccgcccgcctcagcctcccaagagctaggattacaggcgtgagccaccgcgcccggctgtaatTCCCTCTTATACAATTcttaaatgactaaaatgaaacaatttaacACTATAACACTCAACACAAATATATCTCATCTCCATccatatctatgtatctatcacctttttcttttttaaaggcaagGGAgatttaaacatgaaattcagGATTGGGGTTACCTGGGCGGGTGCGGAGGAATAGGCGAGGAGACCTAGGTTGGGCGTGAGTTATTCTTCACCTAACTTAGGTTTTTGAAATGGGTGGGTAGTTTGCCAAtgattcattattttcattatatgactatgaaataataataagttaTTAAGGGTCTGATGTCTGGGCTCACTCCTCGGCACATcttgccccctgccccccagagAGGAGCGAGACCTTTATGGAGGTGTGGGGGAACGCGCTGCTGCGCCCCGCGGTGGCCGCCTTTGTGCGCACCCAGGCTGACTTCCTGGCGCACCTGGTCCCGGAGCCCGACCGCATGGCGGAGCAGCTGCCCTGGCTCAGCCTCCGCGCCCTCAAGGTACTGCCACCTGGCTTCTGTCCCCTCACCGCCTGGGATGTGGGAAGAAGGGAAATGGGCAGTCCAAAGCATTCGCGTTGATGGAGCAGGCTGGGCTCCGAGTTCGAATCCCAGCTCCCTGATTCCCACGGTGGGATTTGGCCTAGGGGTAGAGGGTGGCTGGCTTCTGTTTGTTCTCTGCGCCTCGCTTTCTTCCTCGGGGAAACAGGAGAATTGTTCCCACCTCCTGGGATGGAAGGGAGGGTCAAGCAGGAGACACCGCTCTCCCTGCATCCCTCTCGCCCTGGCTGTCTCCCCTCGCGTGCCTGACGGCGCAGTTTCGTGAGCGGGACGCCCTGGAGGCGGTGTTGCGCTTCTGGGCCTGCGGGGAGACGGGGCCCGAGACCTTCCCCATGAACTGCCTCTGGGACTCTCGGCTTCGCCACTACCTGGGCTCCCGCTATGATGCCCGGCACGGTGTCAGCGACTGGGACCTGCGCATGAAGCTGCACGACCGCGAGGTAAGGGGCCCGGGAAGAGGGACTGGGGGGGCGTTGTCGTAGGTCAGAcgcaggagggggctgggggcccaCGTGCCAGGTTCGTTGAGGCCTCCCTTCTTCCCCGCCCCCCAAACCCCAGGCCCAAGTCATCCACATCCGCGAGTTCCGACGCTGGCGGGACACAGGTGTCGCCTTTGAACTCAGAGATTCCAGCGCCTACCACGTGCCCAACCGGACCCTGGCATCCGGTCGCCTTCTAAGCCACGTGCGTGTCCACTCCCTGCCCTGtattttctccttctcccccGGGACCTTAACATCGACTTGCCTCCTCTGTGCCTGCTTTCCCAGCGCGGGGAGCGCGTGGCAGCGCGCGGGTACTGGGGGGACATCGCCACGGGGCCCTTCGTGGCCTTCGGCATCGAAGCAGACGACAAAAGCCTCCTGCGGACCAGCAACGGACAGCCAGTCAAGGTGTGCGGAGGGCCCAGCAGGCGGAGGGAGGGGCCTTGCGTaccagccccagcccacctgcaggccccgcccctcgctTTGGGGGTGTACCTACAAGTAACAGACCTCGCCTGCAGCGTGCTGGGCACCAACCCCGCAGCCTAGGTCCCACCCCCATTCTACGTCTTAAACCCAGCCCCGGGAATCCGAGAGCGCCCGGGGCTCTAGTCGCGGATGCCAGCTCTCACCCAGTCTCTCAGCCCCGCCCCACCatcctggccccgcccccgcggtCCTGGCCCTAAGGTCTGGCCACGCCCCCGCCCTGCTCCGCAGACCGCGGGCGAGATCACACAACACAATGTGACAGAGCTGTTCCGGGAGGTGGCCGCCTGGAGGCGCCCGAGAGCCGCCCAGGGGGACCCGGAGGAGGAGCAACCTCGCGCGTCTGGGACCGTGGAGCCAGAGACTTCAGGTGAGCCAGAGACTTCAGGCTCCAGGTATTCATGTCCTCGCGTGGACGGACGTGGCTTGGGATGCCTTGGCAGGTGACCTCTCCTTGATATTCCggctctttttctcctttgtttctctctctttccgaaaTTCTGGCACCATCCTTAGGGTTCTGAATTCTAATCCTACCTACAGAGGTCTAAGCTGACCAAAACTATTCTAACAGGGTGCTGGGTTCCAGCTCCCCTCCGGacaccttcctcccaccccagatTCTAGCTGTGCCTCCTTCTAACCATCCCCCAACCTGTCCCTGGGTGTCTGTCCTACAGGGGATGTCCGTGTGTCCCCGGGCCacccactctctttctctctctagagTCTTAGTTGCctggtctgtaaaatgggtctcTGCCTGCTGGGCTGACCTTCTCAGAATTTTCCAGGAAAGCACCTCAGAGAAAGGACGAAAAAGGGCTTCAGGAGGACAAGGAGTGTTATCTCCAAGCTTTGAATGTCTGCCCAGCTCTGCCGTCTCTCTGTGTATCTCTCCTGGTTTCTGCGCCTTATGGCTCCGCCTTCCCGAGGTGacccctctctgcccttccccaggAGCTTCTGCCCGGGAACCCTTCACTATCCACTTCCTGCCCCTCGATTCTGCGCAGGCACTGCACCGCAAGAGCCGCTACAAGGGCCGGTTCCAGCTTCTCTACGTGGCCTGTGGGTAAGAGGAGACACAGCTATCTATGCTCACAGagacccaggcccaggccccagtccctcctccaTCTGGCCCAGGAGTCCAGGCCTTctgccccctccttccccaggaccCAGAGGTCCAGTTTCGCAGCCTTCTCCTGTCCCAGTCGACGGgtccccagcccccatcctccCCCAGGACCTGGGAGCCTTAATCTcagcctccctcctttcctctgtgCAGGATGGCCCATCTTCTCACCCCTGAGCTGGGGGCCTGCGTGGCCCCCGGAGGGAATCTGATTGTGGAGTTAGCTCGGTGAGCCGGCGGGGCACAGGGCAGGGAATGTCCTGACTAGGGGCTAAAATCTGGGCCCCTGACATGCTGCTTCCTGTCTTCAGGTACCTGGTGGACCTGCGTCCGGAGCAGCTCCAGAGCTTCTCCACCCGGGTCGGGGAGCTAGCTCTGGCGGCTGGATTCGCCCCGCAGACAGAGACCAGGCCTTCAGAGACCTTCGCCCGGTTCTGCAAGTCGGGGGACCCTGCTCCCCGCAGCACTGACCCAGCCTTGGAATCCAGAGCTCCGCCCCCTGAAGTTCTGGCCCCGCCTCTTGAAGCAATGAGCCTGCCCCACGGGGACCTGACCCAACCTCTAGAAGGCCTGGCCCCGCCCTCTGCGCCCCTCCAGATTCCCTCAGAATCTCAGGGTTCACTCGGGGAGGTTCTGCCTCCGTCCCAGGAAGCTTTGGCCTTGACCAACAGCGAGTCAGACTCCAAAACCCCAGAGTCTGACCTGACACCCAGAGACTAAGCCCCTCATCTCTAACTTCAAAATTTGGCCGGAGAATTAGAACCCACTCACAGAATTCTGAATCTGCTGCTGAAATTCTCCATTTTACTCTTCAACACTCTTATTCAGCCCCAGAGGTGTTGCTagaatttcaaattccattttagGGATTCTAAATCTATTCCTAGACTTCCTGACTGCTTTCTCACAAATTGCAGTCGTGAGACTCTAACCCCCTTGGAGAGATCTGACACTGAGTCTCAGGCCCTCTGCTTCGCCCTGGCCTCCAGGCATCCCATTGCTAACCCGGGGTTGGGGGTGTCTCCTCGCCAGGGCCTGGTCAGCACCCAAGTGGTTCGAATAAAGAGAGTGGGGTCCTCTTCTCTGTGTCCGAGTGTCTTTCCTGTCCTATGTCTGTCTCCTTGACAAGGAGAGGGGAGGGCCCAGCGGTCGAGAGAGGAGACCAGAAACCAGATTCCCGGGTTTCTAAGCGGACTAGAGACGGAGTTCTCAGTGCTGTAGTCAGAgaacctgccccctccccacccacgtGGATCCTCAAATTAATCAACAAAATTAACTGAGTGGCTAACAGGTCTGGGGCGCTGAAACTGACCCTAAGATGGTGAAAAAGACAGTTACAGCCCTAGTGGCGACTGAAATTTAGTGAAGGACTAGGGGTCTGGATTCCTGGGCCTGAGGGAGGGGCGGCCTGGGGGCCGGGAGCCCTGGGTCTGGGGGAAGAGGGACTGGGGGCCCAGATTTTtctggggctgagggaggaagggtCCAGAATCCCAGGCCACCAAGGTGGTGGGGTCATCCAGCTGGAGCCGGGCCGGCTCCACCCCTCACGCGCCCCATTATCTAGCATCCGGggtaggggaggagggggcagcagTATATTTAGTCTCTGTCCTCGCGCGTTATCTCAGTGTCCTCGGTGAGGCTTGAGCAGCTGGGAGGAGACTGAACGCCCGGGGGACCTCCAAGGTCACTCCGGACGCCCCCTCGCTGACCCTCCAAAAGCCCCTGTCCCCTTCTGTGCCTCCAGCGATCCCCGGCCTGGGTCCCAGCATGGCGGATGAGTGAGTGCAGCTCCGTATCCCTGTGGCCTCAGGGAGTGGGAGCTGGGCGACtcccgggttcctgggaggggcAGTAGCTGCGAGACGGACCCCTGGCCTGGGAAGGGAGGTGAGGGTAGGGCTCCTGGGTGTGCAGATCAGGCGAGACCTTGGGAGTCAGACTTCTGGGACCCGACGAGGGAGAGCTGGTGGCCCGACCTCTTCTTGGTCAGAGGGGCCTCTGCGGTGCCTTAGGGGGCGGACAGGACTCAGCCCACTCTTAATCCGCTCTCCCCGGTTTCTCCCCTTCCAGGAACGGCGACCTGGTGAGAGCAGCGGGCTACGGCGTGGGCTGGGACCCCGCGGCCAGGGTGGGAGCTGCGGGGAGGGTCTGGGGCGGGAGGCTGCAGCCCTAGGAGGGGGTACGGGTcggggcagggctggtggggtgTCGGTGCTGACGCTGCCCTGCCGCTCCGACCCAGGCGGGAGAGCTGCCCCcggcgcccccgcccgcgccggTCAGACGCCGCTCCTCCGTCAACTACCGGGCCTACGCCACGGAGCCGCACGCCAAGGTGGGGCGGGGCCCCGGGGCGGTGCGGGCTCAGGTTTAGGGGTGCAGCCCGACTCCTAGGGAACGAGGGGAGGAGCCAGGCCTCAGATGCGGGCGGGACCTTGCTCCTGGGCGGAGCCTATGCGGACGTGGGAATTCGGAGGCGGAGTTTCCTAGAGGGTCGGACTCGGATTGGTGACAGCTGCCTGGGAGCGGAGCTCCGTCGCCCATGGGCTGGCTTGGGGGAAAGTGGGCGGTGCCTAGCTAAATTCGGAGCCCTGGATTGGTGGATAGGACTGAAAGGCGTGGCTTCCCGTGGGCTCGGGGCTCAAGTTGGAGGCGGGCCCAAATCTGGACGTGCTGGGGGGGGGGCCCTCAAGCCACCTTCTCCCGTCTTGCCTTCGGACCCTCTCCTTGATACTTTCTTGCTCCATCTCACCCTGGCAGAAAAAGTCTAAGATCTCTGCCTCGAGGAAACTGCAGCTGAAGGTAAGGATGGGCCGGGATGAGGAACTGAGGGTGCTTGGGGGCGGGGCTTGAAATTTGGGGTGGGGCTTCGGGTAGACAGATGGGTGGAGTGGGCGGGGCTTGGTTGTGAGGGGCAGGGCTTTACGCGGTCAGCAGTCAGAGGGACCGGCGGGGCTTTGGAATGATGGGGACCAAACTCGAGGGGCCGGTCTCTGGAGGACAGACGGCGAGACCTGTGGTTAGAGGGCCATGCGGGGCAGAGGCAGCTTCGCCAGGCGTGGTCTTTATCCTGTTACCCCGGTGGGCTACGGTCCCCACACCCCTCCGCAGACCCTGATGCTGCAGATTGCAAAGCAGGAGCTGGAGCGAGAGGCGGAGGAGCGGCGCGGGGAGAAGGGGCGCGCTCTGAGCACCCGTTGCCAGCCGCTGGAGTTGGCTGGGCTGGGCTTCGCGGAGCTGCAGGTACCGGCTCCCAAGGCGGGGACTCCTGCCCAGCCTGGGATCCTAGGTTTCTAGGCTCCAGTCTCGCATTCCTTAGAATTCAAGAGTACAGTCACTACCCCCTTCTTCTCAGGACCCAAGGGTCCAATATCATAATCTTTACCCTCAGAAATCGAGATATCCAGCCTGCAGCCATCTACCATCTCAAAACCCAGAGGCCAGCGCCTCTAGCCCCAACTCTGTCAGGTTCTTGGGACTCCTGGCCGCTGTCGCCCTTTGTTTGCATTCCCCTGGAGTCTGGGCTCCTCCAATCTACCCCTCACTCATGACTATATTCTCGAGCGCCCAGCCTTTCCTCCCTCCGAATATCTAGAAGttcagctccctcctcccccaggcccaggAGTCTGGGCTTCTGGGTCCCCTTCTACCTCAGACCCCACAACACACACCGTGTTCCTCCACCAGGACTTGTGCCGACAGCTCCATGCCCGTGTGGACAAGGTGGACGAAGAGAGATACGATGTGGAGGCAAAAGTCACCAAGAACATCACCGAGGTGGGAGGCACGGGGCAGTATGGCACTGGCCTTCAGGGTAGGGTCAGATGTCTGCGACTCTGGTCTCAGCCTGACCCCCTGTAGCTTTTGGTTGTAGATCTCAGGAGACCCAGGACAACTGTGAGCCTCGCAGGGGTGGGGCTGAAGGATGAGTACAATATGGCCCTGCAAGGCTATTCCAGGCAGACAGAACAGCAAATGCAAAACCAGGAGTGGGAACATAAAATATGTTCGTGGAGATGTTTGGGTTATCAAGTGTTGGTAAATGAGCTCAGGCATGGGCCAGGGAACTGTGATTTGCATGTGGCTGGACAGGGATGTGTCAGTGGTTTTGGAAGGCGAGGCTGGGGCACTTCTGAGAGTGCTGTGAGTTCCAGGACTAGAAGCTTGGGCTGGGATCCTGAGCTTGGAAGAGACTGGATGAGGCCCAGGTACTGGAAGACAGGATAGGGGTAGGGAAGGAGGGTAGGGATAGAAGAGAGGGGCCAGGGGACACAAGGGAGGTGTCTCCACCTCCTCATATGGCCACCCTCAGATCGCAGATCTGACCCAGAAGATCTTTGACCTTCGGGGCAAGTTCAAGCGGCCCACCCTGCGGAGGGTGAGGATCTCTGCAGATGCCATGATGCAGGCACTGCTGGGAGCCCGGGCTAAGGAGTCCATGGACCTGCGGGCCCACCTCAAGCAGGTGAAGAAGGAGGACACTGAGAAGGTGAGTATGAGTTAGAGCCAGGAAAGGGAGTGCTTAGGGGAGGAGCCATGTGTGGCAACAATCCTAGGGCCTAGCCTGAGGACAGATGGTGCTTAGATttgtggggagaagcagctggtAAGGGGTTCTCAATGGAAAGCACAGGAGGGACATAGGAAATGCAAGAGGAAGACAAAGTAGAAGGGGTGGACAGGAAGTGCATTAGTTAGAGAGGAAGTAGCAAGGAGTCAGGAAGTACATGAGGGCTAGAGGAAGtccatgaaagagaaaagaagtgcGTGAGGGAGACAAGGAAGGAAAGATAGGAGTATACAGTTGTTCCCTTTGTCCATGGGGGATATGTCCCAAGAActtcagtggatgcctgaaatcatGGATTGCATTGGCCGCTATGTATActgtattttttcctatacatacatacctatgatgaagtttaatttataagtcAGGCACAGTatgagattaacaataataataaactagAACAGTTATGACAATGTACTGTAATAAAACATGTGAATGTGCTCtgtctttcaaaatatcttattgtactgtattcACCCTTCTTTTCCTTGTGATGATGTACAATGTCTACATGATGAGATGAAGTGAGGTGAATGACACAAGCATTGTGATGTAGCATTAGGCTACTGTTGACCTTCTGATGATATGTCcaacttttaaattctttatttctggaattttccatttaatatttttagactatGGTTGATCAGGTAACTGAAATTGCAGAAAGTGAAACTGTAGAAAAGTGGGGTTGTGGGGGCTTGGGGTGTAGAGGTGTGAGGACTGCTGTaataggaaaagaaggaagaaaggagggtaGCTGGAAGTGGAAAGAGGGAAACAGGAAGTGCATGagggagacaggaagtagaagggAAGACAGGAAGTGCATGAGGGAGACAGGAAGTGGAAGGGGAGAAAGTGCATGAGGGAGACAGGAAAAAGACAGGAAGTGCATGAGGGAGACAGGAAGTGCAAGGGGAGAAAGGAAGTGCATGAGGGAGACAGGAAGCAGAAGGGGGAGACAGGAAGTGCATGAGGGAGACAGGAAGTGGAAGGGATAGACAGGAAGTGCATAAGGAGACAGGAAGCAGAAGGGGGAGACAGGAAGTGCATGGGAGAGACAGGAAGTGGAAAGGGGAGACAGGAAGTGCATGGGAGAGACAGGAAGTGGAAAGGGGAGACAGGAAGTGCATGAGGGAGACAGGAAGTGGAAAGGATAATTAGCAGAGATTGTCTAAGGGGATGAGAAGGGCACCAGAACCAGATACTTGGACAGGCATCCAGAGAATTGCCCAGCAGGCTGGAGGGAAGATGGAGGATACTGGAGGGACTGGAAACCAGGAAGAGACGCTAACCTCTGACCCCATCCCCCCAGGAAAACCGGGAGGTGGGAGATTGGCGCAAGAACATCGATGCACTGAGTGGCATGGAGGGCCGCAAGAAGAAGTTTGAGGGCTGAGCctgctgccttcttgctgtgctgGCCCTGAGGATGGCCCCAAGGAATAAAGTTTCTCTCTAAGCTGGAAGTGGCTGTGTGTGCATTACCCTGAGGCTTGTGCATGAgagagatgggaaaactgagggcAGGGCTcctccaaggccacacagcaggtcaGAGACAAGATGGATCTGCAATATAGGGCAAGCTGGGCTCCTCTGCTCCGTGTGGGGTGCACAGAGATGCCAAGATGAAAACCCAAAGAGAGAGACttacagagacagacagagggacaCACTGGCAACAGAGACTGAGccaggaagacagagagaaagagccaG
The sequence above is a segment of the Microcebus murinus isolate Inina chromosome 32, M.murinus_Inina_mat1.0, whole genome shotgun sequence genome. Coding sequences within it:
- the DNAAF3 gene encoding dynein axonemal assembly factor 3, which translates into the protein MTTPAGSGTGFGSVSWWGLSPALDLQAESPPLDPESKADTEHRTPELDVLLLGSVDGRHLLRTLAQAALWPRRRFNFYVLENNLEAVARHMLIFSIALEEPEKMGLQERSETFMEVWGNALLRPAVAAFVRTQADFLAHLVPEPDRMAEQLPWLSLRALKFRERDALEAVLRFWACGETGPETFPMNCLWDSRLRHYLGSRYDARHGVSDWDLRMKLHDREAQVIHIREFRRWRDTGVAFELRDSSAYHVPNRTLASGRLLSHRGERVAARGYWGDIATGPFVAFGIEADDKSLLRTSNGQPVKTAGEITQHNVTELFREVAAWRRPRAAQGDPEEEQPRASGTVEPETSGASAREPFTIHFLPLDSAQALHRKSRYKGRFQLLYVACGMAHLLTPELGACVAPGGNLIVELARYLVDLRPEQLQSFSTRVGELALAAGFAPQTETRPSETFARFCKSGDPAPRSTDPALESRAPPPEVLAPPLEAMSLPHGDLTQPLEGLAPPSAPLQIPSESQGSLGEVLPPSQEALALTNSESDSKTPESDLTPRD
- the TNNI3 gene encoding troponin I, cardiac muscle, which produces MADENGDLAGELPPAPPPAPVRRRSSVNYRAYATEPHAKKKSKISASRKLQLKTLMLQIAKQELEREAEERRGEKGRALSTRCQPLELAGLGFAELQDLCRQLHARVDKVDEERYDVEAKVTKNITEIADLTQKIFDLRGKFKRPTLRRVRISADAMMQALLGARAKESMDLRAHLKQVKKEDTEKENREVGDWRKNIDALSGMEGRKKKFEG